In Dehalococcoidia bacterium, one genomic interval encodes:
- a CDS encoding SDR family oxidoreductase gives MDLDLNGKRAIVTGGSVGIGKATARELAREGVDVVICARRQDVLEEAAQELAAETGRKIVPIVADTTSTESVNAMVQQAVDELGGLDILVNNAAAPGGLVLGPLPESDDDDLLSDINTKVVGYFRCAKAAAPHMQSQGWGRIINIGGLAARNAGTYSGLRNAALVHLTKTLSNQLGPDGVNVNLVHPGATITERTSEEAASGPLGNDIRRMVDATEVAYVVTFLASPISISIAGEVIAAGGGAGSSVYQ, from the coding sequence ATGGATCTTGACCTGAATGGTAAGAGAGCAATTGTCACTGGTGGAAGTGTCGGCATCGGCAAGGCGACCGCGCGGGAGCTGGCCAGGGAGGGCGTTGACGTAGTCATATGCGCCAGGAGGCAGGACGTGCTCGAAGAGGCGGCGCAGGAACTGGCTGCTGAGACCGGGCGAAAGATCGTCCCCATAGTGGCCGATACAACCAGCACCGAGTCCGTCAACGCGATGGTCCAGCAGGCTGTCGACGAACTGGGAGGGCTCGATATCCTGGTCAACAACGCGGCTGCACCAGGTGGTCTTGTACTCGGTCCCCTGCCTGAGTCAGACGACGATGATCTGCTGTCCGACATCAACACCAAGGTTGTCGGGTACTTCCGATGCGCCAAGGCGGCTGCGCCTCACATGCAGTCCCAGGGTTGGGGTCGGATCATCAACATCGGAGGACTTGCGGCCAGGAACGCGGGCACCTACAGCGGACTTCGAAACGCAGCCCTGGTCCACCTCACCAAGACGCTGTCCAATCAACTTGGCCCCGACGGCGTAAACGTCAATCTTGTCCATCCGGGTGCGACCATAACGGAGCGCACGTCTGAGGAGGCGGCCAGCGGGCCTCTGGGCAATGACATCCGTAGGATGGTGGATGCCACCGAGGTCGCATACGTTGTGACGTTCCTTGCGTCCCCCATATCCATCTCGATTGCCGGAGAGGTTATCGCCGCAGGCGGGGGAGCAGGTAGTTCGGTCTATCAGTAG